One genomic segment of Brevibacillus laterosporus LMG 15441 includes these proteins:
- a CDS encoding RCC1 domain-containing protein: MQKKFSALILSSVLFASLFSPVASHAQDSFNYDHLLSADNNRTFMVKKDGSVIYGTGSDANGVLGSSSVKGKTTSPVPVDDLSDVLMVDTGTSHTVALQKDGTVWTWGWSAYGELGNEKAKSTEKTPHHVKWLSDVKQVRAGENFTLALKEDGTVWAFGKNRSGQLGDGTTETRVKPVQVSGLTDIVAIDAGEEFSLALSEDGTVWAWGNNSVGQLGNGTREKALQPVQVSELTDVIAISTGEKQGYAVTSNGDVYGWGYNQGKLGDGTNKSRNSPVLIDGIYDVIAVDSGKQHTLALKEDGTVWAWGTNTHGQLGYGTPVNYSMTPNQVFLESTEPLNQIVAIDAGGFHSHAIKKDGTVWSWGFNSNGELGLGHSKKQMYPAKIETINLFD; this comes from the coding sequence ATGCAAAAAAAATTTAGCGCCCTCATACTTTCCTCGGTTTTATTTGCAAGTTTGTTTAGCCCTGTTGCATCTCATGCTCAAGATTCATTTAATTATGATCATTTACTTTCAGCAGACAATAATAGAACCTTTATGGTGAAAAAAGATGGTTCTGTCATATACGGAACAGGAAGTGATGCTAATGGCGTATTAGGCAGCTCTTCTGTAAAAGGAAAAACTACGAGCCCCGTTCCTGTTGATGATCTATCAGATGTTTTGATGGTTGATACTGGGACATCTCATACTGTCGCTCTACAAAAAGACGGGACTGTTTGGACTTGGGGATGGAGTGCTTATGGTGAACTAGGAAATGAAAAAGCAAAGTCTACTGAAAAGACTCCTCACCATGTGAAATGGCTTTCTGATGTAAAACAAGTACGTGCTGGAGAAAACTTTACATTAGCATTAAAAGAAGATGGGACTGTCTGGGCTTTCGGTAAAAACCGCTCTGGACAACTTGGGGATGGCACTACTGAGACCAGAGTAAAGCCTGTTCAGGTTTCAGGGTTAACGGATATCGTAGCTATTGATGCTGGTGAAGAATTTTCTTTAGCACTTTCAGAAGATGGCACTGTTTGGGCTTGGGGTAATAACAGCGTAGGTCAATTGGGAAATGGGACAAGAGAAAAAGCTTTACAACCCGTTCAGGTCTCTGAACTAACAGATGTAATAGCTATTTCTACTGGTGAAAAACAAGGTTACGCAGTTACATCAAATGGAGATGTATATGGATGGGGTTACAATCAGGGTAAACTTGGGGATGGAACAAATAAAAGCAGAAATTCACCAGTATTAATCGACGGAATCTATGATGTAATTGCGGTGGATTCAGGAAAACAACATACCTTAGCATTAAAAGAAGATGGGACTGTTTGGGCTTGGGGAACTAATACACATGGTCAGTTAGGATATGGTACTCCTGTCAATTATTCAATGACACCGAATCAAGTATTTTTAGAGTCAACAGAACCACTCAACCAAATTGTTGCTATTGATGCAGGTGGATTTCACTCACATGCAATCAAAAAAGATGGGACAGTCTGGTCTTGGGGCTTTAATTCAAATGGTGAACTAGGTCTAGGTCATTCCAAAAAACAAATGTATCCTGCTAAAATAGAAACTATTAATCTCTTCGATTAA
- a CDS encoding DUF3238 domain-containing protein produces MSDILVKIKTFIPEENVKDPYGDVYEGDNRKFHFSGNYRTLQEFAIDFKKKTVKHTKRVGKTCRINPDEDPVCKRASDSELKMSEPTWKKDSVKFTASCGVSNPLSSNAPAIDYEFKITAYKKDGKVCISGLHDGFPNYEIWKKVGDEAPMPFYFFDHGDNTLLSLFPPMDTSVSLRCF; encoded by the coding sequence ATGTCAGATATACTAGTAAAGATTAAAACGTTTATTCCTGAAGAGAATGTAAAAGATCCTTATGGAGATGTTTATGAGGGCGATAATCGAAAATTTCATTTTTCAGGTAATTACAGAACATTACAGGAATTTGCAATTGATTTTAAAAAGAAAACAGTCAAGCATACGAAACGTGTAGGTAAAACTTGTCGAATTAATCCTGATGAAGACCCAGTTTGTAAACGAGCAAGTGATAGTGAATTGAAAATGTCCGAGCCTACTTGGAAAAAAGACAGTGTTAAATTCACTGCAAGTTGCGGAGTCAGTAATCCCCTTAGTAGTAATGCTCCAGCGATCGATTATGAGTTTAAAATTACAGCCTATAAAAAGGACGGAAAAGTGTGTATTAGTGGCCTTCACGATGGTTTTCCCAATTATGAAATCTGGAAAAAGGTGGGAGATGAGGCGCCGATGCCATTTTACTTCTTTGATCATGGGGATAATACTCTATTAAGCCTATTTCCGCCAATGGATACGAGTGTAAGTCTTAGATGCTTTTAA
- a CDS encoding sigma-70 family RNA polymerase sigma factor yields the protein MNSIDLAGTKLFKAFLKQEDNYNLYQKVIAHPEDRGISQKLKKQFNDFYEEVLLIKYISSTIHYTAIELSIRKKKLDKVIQPFKYESEGVAENITNFHDKDWKEAISDEKLLHSIMKLTENERGIITYYYLHEWKEKEIARLLDITQQAVSKTKRKALEKLKKELSQGGFHEPARSCKKSKK from the coding sequence GTGAATTCTATTGATCTAGCAGGTACAAAATTATTCAAAGCTTTTCTCAAACAAGAAGACAACTATAACCTTTATCAGAAAGTGATAGCTCATCCGGAAGATAGAGGGATATCCCAGAAACTAAAAAAACAATTTAATGACTTCTATGAAGAGGTTCTACTTATCAAATATATTTCTTCAACGATACACTACACGGCTATTGAACTTTCTATTCGAAAAAAAAAGCTAGACAAGGTTATCCAGCCATTCAAGTATGAGAGTGAAGGTGTAGCAGAAAATATCACTAATTTTCATGACAAGGATTGGAAAGAGGCCATTAGTGATGAGAAATTACTGCATTCCATTATGAAATTGACAGAAAATGAAAGGGGAATTATTACATATTATTATTTGCATGAATGGAAGGAAAAAGAGATAGCTCGTCTCTTAGATATCACTCAACAGGCTGTTTCTAAAACGAAAAGAAAAGCATTAGAAAAATTAAAAAAAGAGTTGTCACAGGGGGGATTCCATGAGCCTGCTCGCTCTTGTAAGAAAAGCAAAAAATAA
- a CDS encoding helix-turn-helix domain-containing protein — protein sequence MSLLALVRKAKNNDADAMQEIIQRFEPKIRKSLRCTDKAFRDDVRQEIALRVIKVIKDYDSEKLANKYIFSKGDPLQK from the coding sequence ATGAGCCTGCTCGCTCTTGTAAGAAAAGCAAAAAATAACGATGCAGACGCTATGCAAGAAATTATCCAAAGGTTTGAACCGAAAATTAGAAAATCTCTGAGATGTACAGATAAAGCCTTTCGAGATGATGTACGTCAGGAGATAGCACTACGAGTAATAAAGGTGATAAAAGACTATGATTCTGAGAAACTAGCAAATAAATATATTTTTTCAAAAGGTGACCCTTTACAAAAATAA
- a CDS encoding sensor histidine kinase has protein sequence MRHNRIGMKLGLVIAAIFFIVLLFLGVGLYQMFSSFYHAEMETEVEEMTSHFTTMAETAKTSSEEMILTFADFSNVSMFYINATGEITLHSGRHNATDQSFIRPEDLKQIFSGKTIHLEHEDPLGNRYMVIGQPIYQDNQISSAIYVMASTQSMDKSLAAVRNLLILSGVGAFLLAMGITWIIALLLSRPLIMMQLATKKIARGELETRLDIRSKDEIGDLAAAINNLAADLKRYRDTRQEFFANISHELRTPITYLEGYAKVVKNRLYTTEEEKDRYLDIIYQEGVRIQHLVDDLFELAKMEEGKVSLSMEWVDLKDVVNQAVQKVSLKAKEKGLELIVHFSEDIPLIRADGKRMEQIILNLLENAIRYTENGHIDVHLHCTSSTLSLSIKDTGIGIPEDELPYIFDRFYRIEKSRSRTTGGTGLGLSIVKKLVELHGGSIEVSSTRDIGTCFTVQFVLPTMQEE, from the coding sequence ATGAGACACAATCGGATTGGGATGAAATTAGGATTAGTCATCGCTGCGATTTTTTTTATCGTCCTCCTCTTTCTTGGTGTAGGCCTTTATCAGATGTTTTCAAGCTTTTATCATGCGGAAATGGAAACCGAGGTTGAAGAGATGACCTCTCATTTTACTACCATGGCAGAGACTGCCAAGACATCTTCGGAGGAAATGATCCTGACTTTCGCAGATTTTTCAAATGTAAGCATGTTTTATATCAATGCGACAGGTGAGATTACGCTTCATTCAGGTAGGCACAACGCTACGGATCAGTCGTTTATCCGGCCAGAAGATCTAAAACAGATCTTTTCTGGAAAGACCATTCACTTAGAACATGAAGATCCATTAGGTAATCGCTATATGGTGATTGGTCAACCGATCTACCAAGATAATCAGATATCTTCTGCCATTTATGTGATGGCATCTACGCAAAGCATGGATAAGTCCCTTGCTGCAGTGCGAAATCTGTTGATTCTCTCTGGAGTAGGAGCTTTTTTGCTTGCAATGGGGATCACCTGGATTATAGCATTACTTTTATCTCGACCGCTTATCATGATGCAACTAGCGACGAAGAAAATTGCTAGAGGAGAGTTAGAAACCCGACTAGACATCCGCAGTAAAGATGAAATTGGTGATTTGGCAGCAGCGATCAATAATTTAGCCGCTGACCTAAAGCGGTATCGAGATACACGACAAGAGTTTTTCGCAAATATCTCTCATGAGCTACGAACGCCAATCACATACTTGGAAGGTTATGCGAAGGTCGTGAAGAATCGTTTGTATACGACCGAGGAAGAGAAGGATCGCTATCTGGACATTATTTATCAAGAAGGTGTACGAATTCAGCACCTGGTGGATGATTTATTTGAACTTGCCAAGATGGAAGAAGGTAAGGTTAGTCTGTCCATGGAATGGGTGGACTTGAAGGATGTTGTAAATCAAGCAGTACAGAAGGTTTCGCTAAAAGCGAAGGAAAAAGGTTTAGAGTTGATTGTTCATTTCTCTGAAGATATACCGTTGATTCGTGCGGATGGAAAGCGCATGGAACAAATTATTCTCAATCTGTTGGAGAATGCGATCCGCTATACCGAGAATGGTCACATTGATGTTCATCTTCATTGTACATCTAGTACTCTCTCTCTTTCGATTAAGGACACAGGCATTGGGATACCAGAGGATGAGCTACCTTATATCTTTGACCGTTTTTATCGGATAGAGAAATCAAGATCACGGACAACGGGCGGTACTGGACTCGGTTTGTCAATCGTGAAGAAATTAGTCGAACTGCATGGTGGATCTATTGAGGTTAGCAGTACGAGGGACATTGGTACTTGTTTTACGGTTCAATTCGTTCTTCCGACGATGCAGGAGGAATAG
- a CDS encoding response regulator transcription factor — protein sequence MVVAFRFGVDLHIKKVITIANIQVLVVDDEWNMRNLLRIYLMKEGFNVKEASSGYEALSMIKQHTFDLLILDVMMPGMDGWQACKTIRKTETMPILMLTARSETKDKVHGLGIGADDYLTKPFEPEELLARVFSLLRRSMINQAQKLQETIMVFQHLKIHADAREVHIHEVSIDFTPKEFDLFLHLAKNSQRTFTREELVERLWGYEYMGDARVVDTHIKNIREKLHRARLGYDPIQTVWGVGYKFSAPGGGE from the coding sequence ATGGTTGTAGCTTTTAGATTTGGGGTAGATTTACACATAAAGAAGGTGATTACGATAGCGAATATTCAGGTGCTTGTGGTTGATGATGAATGGAATATGCGGAATTTGCTTCGCATTTATCTGATGAAAGAAGGATTTAACGTCAAGGAGGCTTCGTCTGGTTATGAGGCGTTATCGATGATAAAACAGCATACGTTTGATCTCCTGATATTAGATGTAATGATGCCAGGGATGGATGGTTGGCAGGCTTGTAAGACCATTCGAAAAACAGAAACCATGCCGATCCTTATGCTTACAGCCCGTTCGGAAACCAAGGATAAAGTACACGGGCTTGGCATTGGAGCCGATGATTACTTGACGAAACCTTTTGAACCTGAAGAATTGCTGGCACGTGTATTTTCGTTGCTAAGACGCTCCATGATCAATCAAGCACAAAAGCTTCAAGAAACGATCATGGTATTTCAACACCTTAAAATACATGCAGACGCTCGTGAAGTTCATATCCATGAAGTAAGCATTGATTTTACACCGAAAGAGTTTGATTTGTTTCTCCATCTAGCAAAAAATAGTCAGCGCACGTTTACTCGAGAGGAATTGGTTGAACGATTATGGGGATATGAGTATATGGGTGATGCCCGTGTCGTGGATACCCACATCAAGAATATTCGCGAAAAATTACACCGCGCAAGACTTGGCTATGATCCGATTCAAACCGTTTGGGGAGTAGGGTATAAATTTTCAGCACCAGGAGGAGGAGAATGA